CCAGGAGAACATCGAGACGGCCGCCGCAGCCGAAGCGTTCAACGAACGGGTTGATCCGTACTGTGTAATTTCAACAACCGCTTCGGCCGCCGCAACGGCCTCTTCGGAGAGGCCGGGGCCCTCCTGCCCAAAGAGCATGATGCAGCGCTCCGGCCAGGCAAAGGACTCCATTGGCACACAACCGGGCACGTTATCAATCGCGATGATCGGGATGCCCTCATCCGTTGCCCACGCCACAAGGTCGTCAACCGTTGCGTGGTGCAGCACATGCTGATAGCGGTCGGTCACCATCGCTCCGCGCTTATTCCAGCGCTTGCGCCCAACGATATGCACCGTGTCGGCGGCAAAGGCATTCGCGCTCCGCACGATTGAGCCGATATTCATGTCGTGCTGCCAGTTTTCGATGGCGACGTGAAACTGATGACGGTGCTGGTCGAGATCCGCGATGATCGCGTCCATGGTCCAGTATCGATAGCGGTCGATTACATTTCGGGTGTCGCCCTGTTCGAGGAGCTCCGCGTCAAAGTGATCGCCCTCCGGGAGTTCACCAAGCCACGGCCCAACGCCAGAGGTCGACAATTCATGCGTTGGAGAGGAAGTCATCCCTCTATTCTCCCACCGAGCGTGGAATATCTGGGACAGTTGAGCGTTACCGACTCTCAGCGGCAGCATCCGCCCGCTTGAGTACGAACCGCCCGACGCCAGGAGCCAACGTGTCAGATTCCCCCGCAACCCACTCAATCACCCTCACCGAGACAGGTGGGCCCGATGTGCTGCAGTACGGCGAGGCCGAACGACCAACGCCGGGGCCCGGCGAGCTGCTCGTAACAACGCGAGCAACGGGTGTGAACTTCATCGAGACCTATCAACGCTCAGGGGTGTATGCAGTACCGCTCCCGTTCACCCCGGGAGCCGAAGGCTCCGGGGTCGTTACGGCCGTCGGCGAAGGCGTATCAGGGTATGCCGTCGGCGACCGCGTCACCACAACAGAGGCGAAAGCAACGTATGCCGAGCACTTTGTGGTTGAGGCCACGCGCGCGCACGTCATCCCCGACGGCGTGAGTTACGAGACCGCTGCTGCGCTTCCGCTGCAGGGCATCACCGCGCACTACCTTTCGACCTCGGTCTACCCCGCCACAGCTGGCGACATCGCGCTCGTTCACGCCGGGGCTGGTGGCGTCGGCCTCCTCCTCACCCAGCTCCTCGCTGCAAAAGGCGTGACAGTGATCACCACAACCTCAAGCCCCGCAAAGGCCGAGCTGAGCGCCGCGGCCGGGGCAACCCACACCATCGGATACGAGAACGTTTCCGAGCGAGTCAGGGAACTCACTGACGGGGTCGGCGTGAACGTGGTCTACGACGGGGTCGGGAAAGACACGTTCGATGAGTCGCTCGCTAGCCTGCGCATCCGAGGGACGTTTGTGCTGTTCGGCGGCGCCTCAGGCCAGGTGCCACCGTTCGACCTCCAACGCTTGAACTCCGCCGGCTCCATCACCATCACGCGCCCAACCTCTGTACACT
The DNA window shown above is from Lysinibacter cavernae and carries:
- a CDS encoding RNA methyltransferase, encoding MTSSPTHELSTSGVGPWLGELPEGDHFDAELLEQGDTRNVIDRYRYWTMDAIIADLDQHRHQFHVAIENWQHDMNIGSIVRSANAFAADTVHIVGRKRWNKRGAMVTDRYQHVLHHATVDDLVAWATDEGIPIIAIDNVPGCVPMESFAWPERCIMLFGQEGPGLSEEAVAAAEAVVEITQYGSTRSLNASAAAAVSMFSWVMTHGQQA
- a CDS encoding zinc-binding dehydrogenase, with protein sequence MSDSPATHSITLTETGGPDVLQYGEAERPTPGPGELLVTTRATGVNFIETYQRSGVYAVPLPFTPGAEGSGVVTAVGEGVSGYAVGDRVTTTEAKATYAEHFVVEATRAHVIPDGVSYETAAALPLQGITAHYLSTSVYPATAGDIALVHAGAGGVGLLLTQLLAAKGVTVITTTSSPAKAELSAAAGATHTIGYENVSERVRELTDGVGVNVVYDGVGKDTFDESLASLRIRGTFVLFGGASGQVPPFDLQRLNSAGSITITRPTSVHFLLTPEERAWRYGELFDAVTAGTLSVRIGQTFPLAQAADAHRALEGRKTTGKVLLLPTE